The following are from one region of the Solirubrobacterales bacterium genome:
- a CDS encoding helix-turn-helix domain-containing protein gives MSSKPTSPKVPAKGADDATLEALSAAIESGAGLPAVARAAAKALGASIALIDRSSAVLAVAASSSAEEGKLLSDAGDVASVELRVADTVVGELRYRARGEPPSPALARMVSTLLALEVERSRAPEWASDEAAGAFVRAVLAREVTDRGDIVARAAELGAQIEAGAGVVIARAAPRTAQSGEWRARVLTVALRALRSTGGGSLGALAEGEPAEVAAIVPASEDGALARAAQGLERELSAALPSFAVTVARSRPTQDPVDLYRAGKEALLAANVAEAEGLSLLAFEDTGAYRLLLPAMSEDPGELERFYEETLAPLAGYDEQYETELVATVEAYLENDGNVAQTAAQLFTHRHTVRYRLERVRELSGHDISSSEGREKLSLGLKAMRVLGIAAPRGPAMEPGTEAGRVRRPAED, from the coding sequence GTGAGCTCGAAGCCGACGAGCCCCAAAGTCCCTGCAAAGGGGGCAGATGACGCGACGCTCGAGGCCCTCTCGGCGGCGATCGAGTCGGGCGCCGGACTGCCCGCGGTGGCGCGCGCCGCGGCCAAGGCGCTCGGCGCCAGCATCGCGCTGATCGATCGCTCGAGCGCCGTGCTCGCGGTCGCCGCCTCCTCGTCCGCGGAGGAAGGAAAGCTCCTCTCCGATGCGGGGGACGTGGCGTCGGTCGAGCTGCGCGTCGCGGACACGGTGGTGGGCGAGCTTCGCTACCGGGCGCGGGGGGAGCCTCCCTCGCCGGCGCTGGCCCGGATGGTCTCGACGCTGCTCGCACTCGAGGTGGAGCGCTCGCGAGCGCCGGAATGGGCCAGCGACGAGGCGGCGGGCGCGTTCGTGCGGGCCGTCCTCGCCCGAGAGGTCACGGACCGCGGGGACATCGTCGCCAGGGCCGCGGAGCTGGGAGCGCAGATCGAGGCGGGGGCGGGGGTTGTGATCGCCCGTGCCGCCCCGCGCACCGCCCAGTCGGGCGAGTGGAGGGCGCGGGTGCTGACGGTGGCCCTGCGGGCGCTTCGGTCGACGGGAGGCGGCTCGCTTGGAGCGCTGGCCGAGGGCGAGCCGGCCGAGGTCGCAGCGATCGTGCCCGCGTCCGAGGACGGTGCCCTGGCGCGGGCCGCGCAGGGTCTGGAGCGCGAGCTGTCTGCCGCGTTGCCGAGCTTCGCCGTGACCGTGGCTCGAAGCCGTCCCACCCAGGACCCGGTCGACCTCTACCGGGCGGGCAAGGAGGCTTTGCTGGCCGCCAACGTGGCCGAGGCCGAGGGCCTCTCGCTGCTTGCGTTCGAGGACACCGGCGCCTACCGCCTGCTGCTGCCGGCGATGAGCGAGGACCCCGGAGAGCTGGAGCGCTTCTACGAGGAGACCCTGGCGCCCCTCGCCGGCTACGACGAGCAGTACGAGACGGAGCTCGTGGCGACCGTGGAGGCCTATCTGGAGAACGACGGCAACGTCGCCCAGACCGCCGCTCAGCTGTTCACCCACCGGCACACGGTCCGCTACCGGCTGGAGCGCGTCAGGGAGCTTTCCGGCCACGACATCTCCTCCAGCGAGGGACGCGAGAAGCTCAGCCTCGGGCTGAAGGCGATGCGCGTGCTGGGGATCGCCGCGCCGCGCGGCCCGGCGATGGAGCCGGGCACCGAGGCCGGCAGGGTCCGCCGCCCGGCGGAGGACTAG
- a CDS encoding SRPBCC family protein, translating into MADEYVFIDEWDVNAPQEAVFDALADARTYPEWWRPVYIAVEADCAPEVGCVSRQEFKGRLPYHLKTRSEIVRLERPRELEVSVVGDLTGKGIWTLTPSNGGVHVHFDWRVVADRPLLRVLTPVLRPLFRWNHNWSIKRAMEGLEPYARSRVAG; encoded by the coding sequence TTGGCCGACGAATACGTGTTCATCGACGAGTGGGACGTGAATGCGCCGCAAGAGGCGGTGTTCGACGCCCTGGCCGACGCCCGCACCTATCCCGAGTGGTGGCGGCCCGTCTATATCGCGGTCGAAGCCGACTGCGCGCCCGAGGTCGGCTGCGTCTCGCGCCAGGAGTTCAAGGGCAGGCTCCCCTATCACCTGAAGACCCGTTCCGAGATCGTTCGCCTCGAGCGCCCGCGGGAGCTCGAGGTCAGCGTCGTGGGCGACTTGACCGGCAAGGGAATCTGGACACTGACTCCCTCGAATGGCGGCGTTCACGTGCACTTCGACTGGCGCGTGGTCGCCGACCGGCCGCTCCTACGTGTCCTCACCCCGGTATTGAGGCCCCTCTTCCGCTGGAACCACAACTGGTCGATCAAGCGGGCGATGGAGGGCCTCGAGCCCTACGCTCGCTCGCGAGTGGCGGGCTAG